The DNA sequence taaccactgggccacccgggaagtcccagaAACAGTAATTTAGCTGGGAAAAAACTCTGCAGGCTTTTGTAATACATCCTTGTTGGCATCCACTATCTCTTCCTCctcttgaagaaggaattcataaggcctggactccatctcaggcctgtccgtgctggtcgtGCATGgtcacctctccagtggactctgaactctgtgcttagcacctatgggaatgacaatggaaggataagatcccctctgggcaggggaatcttgaagatcacatccaggttactcattgcctaagaggaaacatgccataatcacccctgtctccggacaggtcataaattttttcccgtatctatcaggatgtaatcacaggcttatcgattattaactggtttgaACGTGAccacgggcttattgattattaactgtttggaaggtaactgcgggcttattgattattaactctttgaacacataacatgtgaatgatggggttattgtagttgtatttacccttcctttgtttatgtaagtctcagttaaattggggtggtgggtttggacacatacacatggggtataaaagattttcacaaatgctggttggggtccttggctaagaggagactctgccttgggcccgccggtgtaataaactgcactccactatctgcattgtcctccTGAGTGAggttgtttcccggaaagcatggctataacactCTAGCACCAAAACTTGATCAAAATTTTGGCCTGGATTTCCTTAACTTAGTTTAAATGATGTTGCTAAGACAGTGCTCTCTTTCTGCACAGCTGAAGTTGCCTCCAAAGTAAACTTCTAAGGGCCAATCCAGATACTCACTGccttgaagaggaaaagttaaaattttacataacctccttctGTAACTcagcctctgtaactcagcttgccccttgcaaagtctagatcatgtaggtcacatagtctcagaaagtggggacttgcaatgctaggaactggagcttatctcgctcacccttgtcctgctctttccAATCACTCAGCCCCTACAAACCTGCTTTCTCATGCCTGTCCAGATgaggcagccccctccccatcttgaccacTGTTCCCCCATGTgcgaaaccccttagtttaaaccagcctattaacagctagtgttgcccacaacagtctgtctataaaaactctgtaatccctttgttcagggctcaAAGCTcagagtgttaactcctctgcgCCCGCTGGCATAATAAACCTGGGTTCTCCAACTGTCCAAGTGTGGTGCTTGTTTcctcgagtactggtttctgcaacagtcTGACATTTGAAGCTAGCGGTAATCCTATTATTttctcagactgcaaggagatcaaaccagcaaacctgaaaggaaatcaactttgaatgttcattggaaggattgatgcagaaactgaagctccaaaactttggccacctgatgtgaagagctgactcattgaaaaagaccctgatgctaggaaaggttgagggcaggaggagaagcggacagcagaggatgagatgattagatagtaacactgactcagtgaacattagtttgagcaaactccaggagatggtggaggacatcCCACCACTGCATGCATGGATGCGTGTggcaatccatgggatctcaaagagctgaacatgactcagcgactaacacaaGGAATCTGCACACTTGCTGTTGCCGAAGGGTACATATTCCTACTGAGAAAATGAGTCCCATGTTCACAGTCATGTAAAACAATGAGGACTACTAATCAAATTATGCCACACAAGCAACCTCTGCCTTAGAAGACAAttggtctgtttttttttccccttgagcaAAGGTCCAGGGCCTGATGACTTTATTCTGCTTCtcccagggaagcagagagatGACAACTGCATTACTAATAGGCCCTCTTTTAGTTTTATAGAgaacttttctttgcttctgcaaGGTTCATCACTTTTGACACAATGGTTTACTACTTTACAATTCTAGAATCTTTTGTGCCTTTCTGcaaagcttgtgggatcttagttccccgacctggATTGAACACTCGCCCATTGCGGAAGTGAAAGAAGAGCGgaatcctaacccctggactgccagggaagtcccaggccctCAAAGATTTAACCAAAAATATTTCAGATGGAAAAACCAGGTATGCCTGGAAATACTGCATATATTGTAAAACTAATCCTTGCcctcctggaagaaaaaaaaaattatcactctagtcatttacttttctttaggGAAGCTTAAAGATATGGTTTATGAACGCAGTAAAATCTTCATGTCCTCTAAATTGGTCGCTGTATCAGAAATAATGGAGCTGTATTTCCTACTCAGTTTAAGTCCAGGCAAATTACACAgcataatgtatttaaaaataagtcagagctgggacttccctggtggtccagtggttaaaaatccgcttgccaaggcaggggacactgtttgatccctagtctggaaactaagatcccactgaaggaggaaacagacagaacaggctctgtcttgaaagcaggactccatctcatgctggactgtggactttgagctatgtGCCTGGTATCTCTGGAAaggacataccaactggaaaaccagaccaccaccacccccccccccccaccatggaagagccccagggctcgtacctagactctccattgcctaaaagaataccctaattgtctgtgtaactgaatagaaacATAAATTCTATTACACTTATcagggtatgaccacaggcctattgataattgtcggCTGTTAACTACGGAGGCCTAAGGCATATGAATGACAGGTTAACtttgtgtctttcttttccttatttcagactagtttcagggaatttggggaggtgggtttgggcacgtacacttagggtatataaggttttcacaaaaactggtcggggtccttggctaagaggagactctgccttggggcccgctggtgtaataaactgaactccactatctgcattgtccttctgagtgagtttgtgtCCCGGAACACGTGGCTACCACACCACAAgcagtggggcaactaagcccgtgaaccATAACTGAGCCGCGATGCGCTAGAGgccaagctctgcaacaagagacgccaccgtaatgagaagcctgtgcatggaTACTAGACAAAGCCCGCGTACAGCAACGAAGGACTAATGCAAccataaacaaacacataaataaataaaatcttagaaaTAAGACAACCCAGAGTGATTTGGCTTAGGCGACTTAGGCCAGAAACAggtcttaaaaataaacaaatgacaacaaaaagaggaaaggagTATGCCGTCATTCAAAAAAAATTTGACTTGATGAAAAACAAGCTTAAATGtcactttaaatttttgttatgcAAAGGTAATAAGCCAACGTGCAGTACTCTGGAAACACTGATTTCTTCTGAAGATTAAGCATATTTGGTATGATCCACAGGGATGAAATAAAACTCATACCCATCTTGATGGAGCATATCAAGGTGGCACTTTACGCAGAGAAGTATATTAACTACTCTGATTTTCGACATGTTCCTCTGAACAATGCCTTAATGACAAGAAATAGGAATCTGGGTCTTACTGCATGGGCACCAATAATAGCCAAGGCTGAGGATATGGAAGTGGGGCCAGACTAAGAGAAGAGGCTTAGATATTAAAGGTCAAAATCCATCTTGATTTTTtcggtttgtttgcttttgtgatctgttttcttcattgtgcGTTTTTCTTAATTGCAACATGTcaggaaaaaattatttccaccccaatataattatcttcatttttggtGTGTATTGTTTGTCTTTCCCCATCTGAGCTGCTGATAATATTAATATTGGTGATGGTAGTGTTTAGCTGCtcggtcacgtccaactctttaccaccctatggactgtagcccgccaggctcctctgtccacgggatttcccaggcaggaatattggagtgggcagccattcccttctccagagtatcttccccacccagggatcgaacctgggccttctgtattgcagattctttaccactgagccaccagggaagcccaataataagtAACAGCTACTGTTTATTGGGTGATTTCTTTGTACCAGGCATCACACGAAGCATTTTTGAGCCATCAATTCACCCAATTTTCACAAGTCTCTGAGAAAACTAGGTCAGATTGGCTAACTTAGTTGCCTAAGACCACACAAGTGATAAATTTGTCAGTTGAGATATCAGCTCAGATCTGTCTAACTGAAAGGCTCCACTCATCCCACTATACTTTGGGAGCACTCACATGTATTCTAGTTACAGTAAATATAAAGTTACATCCTGAATTTAACCTAACTTATTGATGTATTCTTACTTATTGATATTTATTCATATATCCTACCATTGCTTGTGTCACTGCATAAACTTCACAGTTGTCATTTTAAGTCCCTAGCCTCTACTACTGGACATTACTTTGTTACCAATTTTCTTCATCATCATACATAATGCCACAATAATTTTTTTGCTTATACTTTTCTTTAGCATGGATCATTTTCCTTAAAACATATCTCAGgagaatgaatattttaatgttcTCTGATATCTTTCTTGATTGATTTCTAAAAGAGATATTTCAATGTACACTCTCAGTGACCATGTATGATTGTAAGTTCTCCACATGCATACCAATGTAACTCTTAAGTAAACTTATTATTGCCAGTGTAATaacagtgcatgtgtgtgtgctaagtcgcttcagttgtgtctgactctttgtgtcccgaTGGacttgtagtctgccaggctcctctgtccatgggattctccaggcaagaatactggagtgggttgccatgcccttctccaggggatcttcctgacccagggactgaaagaGTCtctaaggtctcctgcattggcaggagggttctttaccactagtgccacctgggaacagTAATCTGgtattatttgcatttctctgattacttcTAAGGTTGAGCATTTTTCCATGTTTATCAATTAAATATCCTCTTCTGGAAACTGTTCATATCCTTTGcctacttctttttgtttttcttactaaTTCACataaccaggtctcctgcattgcaggcagattctttatcagctgagctaccagggaagctcctgatTCACATAAGtttactattaatataataaatacattggTCTCATATCTTCCCAGACTCCTATTTgcaatttcttttgtttcttgacaTAATGAAGTTTTTAAGAAACATGTGTATACTACATCCTTTCTCTTTGTGATCTCTTTAATTGATTAAAGTTATCTTCCCCCCAGACGTGTAAtagtgaatttattttcttcaaatcttCTATGTATGGAGTAACCTATggcctaattttttaaaaaactatttaattCTTTAACCCATTTGGAATTTCTGCGTGATCAGAGTTGCAGGTCTCAATATAGTCTCACTGGTTATCTCAatattattacataattatttgcaactcttttgtgatatttatttataacacAAAAGGGAGAGGTTGAAAATGTGAGAAACATGCAATAGGTCAGGCACTCATGGAGGGATGAGCTTTGAACCTTCCCAGGTCAGTTCTTTCCTTTGCCCTTGGAGTAGATGAGAGAGAGGCCAGGGATAGCTATGCGTGGGTTTGCAGAGGGGATGGCAGAGTGCTGTCCAACAGCAACTTTCCCTAATACAGATGCAAGCCTGACTTCTCAGATTACCCTGCATTTGCCCAGAGATCCTGGTTTTCAGGCTGAATATCCAGTGGAAAGAGCATAAAGGTGCTGGCCCTTGGGCTCTTGGAGACTGTATTCTCCGGGTCCTCTGAGGTCCTAACCGCTGCACTCCCTCCTTCCTGCTGCTCCTCACTTTCATCAGAAAACATAGACCCCCAGTCCCTCCAGTCAGCCACACAATCCAGCCAAGGTCCCATAGTGACATCGGGTGCGTGGGAACCACCGTTCTAATTCACAAAGCATGTCCACCCTTGATCCCATGACAGCCCAGCTGGGAGGCAAGGCCAGCACTCAGGTCCTAAGAGGATGAACAGAGACCCTCAGGGAGAAGAGCTGGCTTTCAAATTCAGGACTGAGACCAAAAGCCCCCTGCCCTGCCTTTTGCACacaactgcaggcagattgtgtCAATTCAGCACGCCTCTCTCTCCAGCATCCTCCACTCCTTCCCACCTTCTCCCATCATCCCAGGTAGCTGCTTAGTCAGTCTCACCCTGGAAACTCGACAGCGGGCATCTCTACTTCCAGGTGGCCTGATGCTGTTGGAGAAAGCATTCAAACTGCCCCACAATACAGCTCCACAACTCACAGGGCACAGCTCACAACTCACATAACACAGCTCACAGCTCCACAAAACACAGGTCACAACTCACAAAGCACAGCTCACAACTTACAATGCATAGCTCCACAAAGCAGGTGCTATGAGACCTTTGGGCAGGTTACTTTCTCTCACCAAGCCTTCAAGTACCCTGGGGATTACAAGAGAACCTAGATTTGGAAAGGACAGatttgtgaggacacagtgagttCACGTGTCTAAGGAGCTTATAGCAGTGCTGTTTATCAAACTCAATAAATGTCCGAAAAAAACAGGGCTGACGGGGATCACTGTAACAACAAATGGCTGACGGGTCCGCTGAGAGTGTGTACTGTGCAATTCCACCTGGCCCCCTGCTcttttttcatgatccttgtattcACCTCAAATGGACcctaaaacattttctgtaaatttgaaacCATTTTCATGCTGCTTTAGCCTTAAATGACATGTGCTCATGAgcttcagaaaagtaaaaaaacattCATGAAGGAACCACTTAGTCTCAGAAGCACAGAGAACTTCAGGAGGTTAAGGATCTGGGCAGGAAAAACACAAGACATCGGGTAGGGTGACCTTTGCCCTCTCTGCAGACAGAATGAGGGCATCTGGGCCAAGCAGCACCCTTCCATGTGTCCACATTCCTGGGATCCAAAGAACTTGTGAGCAGAGCAGCTCTTTTCCTGAATAAGGACCAAGCCCAGTGGTCATCTGGGTGTACCCTGGAGCATCTCCAAAGTGAATTAATAGACAACTCCCGCCCCCTCGCCCAGAGAAAGGAAGTTCAAAAaaggaagtagaagaaaaaatgatTCAGAAACTTCTACAGTAAACTAAagtcccccctgccccccatggCAGATATATTCTTTCCTGGTTTccactttcctttctgtttcactGGCTTAGGAGAAAGCTCCATTTGGCAATGATGGTTTCCTCCAGTTGTGCAGTGAGAAGGGAAAGGGATTTTGTTTCATTGGTGCTGGAATTTGTTTTTGAGTCCCTGCTTGGGCAGAGGAAAGATGTGTGTGAAACAGCCATGGGATGCATGGTGAAAGTGCCTCCCACCTCCACTTCAGGGAGAAAACTTTGGGGTCCTTTGCAGTGTGTGCCTCAAGGCCTAGAAATCTCGGGTGACCTTGGATGTTTATTCCactggaggtgggaagggaggtgggccaTTGTGGACACAGATTTCCAGACCCTTCTCTTTGGACCTAAAGGTCATGGAGACTCCagctttccaaagtggctgaGGCTACGCCCCTCTAGTCTTGTTTTGGTTTCACTCTTGCGTCATCATAAAGCAAACAGCAACAGACTGCAATCAAACACACGCAGCTGAACACAGGCAGGCCCAATCAAGCTTTTATTTCCTGAGACCTTGTCTCCAactgccacattttttttttcttttttgcctcctGTTTGGGTCTTAATTCTCATTCTGATCATCCCCAGAATAAAAACCATCAAACGAAAAGCATCCTTCTTAGCTCCTCTTCGAAAGAGAGGtgctttaaactttattttcaattaatcGAGTTCCTTTTCTCCCGACTCCTTAAAAAAGAGAACCATAGTTCATAGAAAATAGTCAGACCCACTTCAAAATAACCTGACCTGTTCCCTTCCCAATTTTGTCTGATGAAAGCAACTTTAGGTGGAATCATGAATCCTGAGAGCCAAGCTAAGAAATAAGGGTGTGCTGTGAGCAATCTGGCATCTAATTAGATTTTGCTCTTGTAATTACTTGACACAAACCATACCTTATAAGAACCTCTGAGACTAAAATAGACTTTCCCCCCTGAACTTTTCTCTTCCATTAAAGCGAATTTCCGTGAATCCTTTCAGATCAGTATTCCTTCCTAAACTTAGAAAAATTCCAGAAGCAGTCCACTGTGCCCGCTTCCACCCGATCTACTGGGGGTTTCTCAGAAACCATCCCTAGGACTGAGATATCAAAGCCGGATGTTTCATTTCTGACTTGACTGAGGAGGGCCCAGCGGTCCTGCCTAGGTAGGTCTCCCAGACGCAGCCACCAATAGGTACAAGGACAGACAGCAGGGCCCGAGCGACCAGGCCCGGGCCTCGGGTGGAGTGCTTACCCAGCCGAGGCGAGGCCCGGGCGAGGGCCGGGGCGCCGGCTTCCAGGCCTTCCTGCTCGCCCTCTGGGGCGCGGCTGAGGCTGTAGCTGCTGTAACCTCGGTGCAGCGCGAACTTGCAGACGCTGCGGCCGCGCCAGGTGCAGTTGAAGAGATAGCAGCCGAGCGCGGCGGCCGGGGGCGCGGGCCGCCGGGGCAGCTCCACCACGGCCACGGAGCAGCGCGGCTCGAGGCAGCAAGCCTGCAGGCACTGCCGCCAGTCCCGCACGGCCGCCGGCGCGCTCAGGAAGCTGGCGCCGGCCGCGATCGAGTCCTTGGTGCGGATGATGGCGTCGGGCCTGGCCCTGTAGCCGTCGCCCCCGGGGCCCCGGCAGCCTTCCTGGGGGTCGCCGCCCGCGCGCAGCTCGAGCTCCAGCTCCTCCTGCGGCCTTTCCTGCTGCAGCTGTCGGCGGAACTCCTCCAGCAGCTGCTCCACGCCCGAGAGCTGCGCGTGCAGCTCGGACAGCGGCGCGGAGGGCGAGCCGGCCGCGCGGCCACCGGGCAGCCACAAGCACAGCAGCAGCAGGCCGGGCAGGGCCCGGCGCGGCGGCGGGCGCCTGCGCCCCGAGCCCGCGCCCTCCCGGGCGGCGGAGGCCATGGCGGGCGGCGGCGGAGGAAGTGAGGCGACGCTGGGCGTCAGAGTGCGAGGGAGACGGAAACGGGCGAGCGCCGGCCCCGGGATTCTCCGGCGCTGCCGCGGCGGGCGCTGGGAGCCGGGGACCTCAAAGCGCGGCCTCCCCGGGGCCCCGCTGCGCCCCCGAGGCCGCAGGCTCGCGGTCGCCGGCGGGAATCGTAGCGGCTGGAGGCAGAGCCGGCCCGTCGCCCTGGCGCCGCTCCTCGTCCCTTGCCGTGAGCCCGGGTGCGACGGCGTCTCTCTGCCAGGAGCCCGGGTCAGATCGAGGGCGAGAAAGAGGCCGCGTCTAACCGATCAGCACTCCGTGGTGAACAGCGGCCGCGGGGGGTGGGGCGTGTCAAGCCCCGACCCGACCCGCCCCTCCGGGCCCGCCCCTGCAGCCTTGGCCCCGCCCCCCGCAAGCTCGGGCCCCGCCCgcattcttttttttgtgtgtgtgggcggCGGGAAAGGTAGC is a window from the Cervus canadensis isolate Bull #8, Minnesota chromosome 33, ASM1932006v1, whole genome shotgun sequence genome containing:
- the LOC122433978 gene encoding low-density lipoprotein receptor-related protein 11-like, which codes for MASAAREGAGSGRRRPPPRRALPGLLLLCLWLPGGRAAGSPSAPLSELHAQLSGVEQLLEEFRRQLQQERPQEELELELRAGGDPQEGCRGPGGDGYRARPDAIIRTKDSIAAGASFLSAPAAVRDWRQCLQACCLEPRCSVAVVELPRRPAPPAAALGCYLFNCTWRGRSVCKFALHRGYSSYSLSRAPEGEQEGLEAGAPALARASPRLEKDEPPLSKAGQDVVLHLPTDGVILDGRESTDDHAIVQYEWTLLQGDPTVDMKVIHVVIAK